The proteins below are encoded in one region of Scomber japonicus isolate fScoJap1 chromosome 2, fScoJap1.pri, whole genome shotgun sequence:
- the LOC128365676 gene encoding WW domain-binding protein 1-like, which produces MTMSLKGQDRTEATTVANHHGGAGSQPVVSPKYCPGVNNNPGYLCETGHCCGETGCCTYYYELWWFWLLWTVLTLFSCFCAYRHRRSKLRIQQQQRQREINLIAYNGACNYPSSMLDLSFLASFKLPSYEEVAAQPSTPPPSYSSLFLSPSSPPPPPLPSLFGPCCSCESCSLTSPSSTSFSVQVTDETYDSSHMSTPSEAGDVIPIQRQSPNGNPLEAVPIQREKHEAASPHGLTPQPTPSQSNMAVFMHCYNKEEQKREKEEEEEEEEDDEEDHFRHRRLTGDSGIEVCRCRVKREEQEEEELQKGHFGNGRKEAVKDGGRPDMLHDSMDCSLRAKATVLSPLLDDCAEQRCHVSSSSSNIISKTGEAFITVESS; this is translated from the exons ATGACCATGTCCCTGAAGGGGCAGGACAGGACCGAAGCTACTACG GTGGCGAATCATCACGGAGGCGCTGGTAGCCAGCCTGTAGTCAGTCCCAAGTACTGTCCTGGGGTAAACAACAATCCAGGTTACCTCTGTGAAACAGGACACTGCTGCGGAGAGACAGGCTGCTGTACCTACTATTATGAACTCTGGT GGTTCTGGCTGCTGTGGACAGTGCTGACCCTTTTCAGCTGTTTCTGTGCTTACCGCCATCGTCGGTCCAAGCTGAGGATCCAacaacagcagagacagagagaaatcaATCTGATCGCCTATAACGGAGCCTGCAACTACCCTTCCTCAATGCTTGACCTCA gtTTTCTTGCTTCCTTCAAGTTGCCCTCTTACGAGGAGGTGGCAGCACAGCCCAGCACACCTCCTCCATCTTACAGCTCC CTCTTCTTATccccatcatcaccaccaccgcCACCCCTGCCCTCCCTATTTGGGCCCTG CTGCTCCTGTGAGTCGTGCTCTCTCACCTCCCCCTCCAGCACCTCCTTCTCTGTCCAGGTGACAGACGAGACATATGATAGCAGCCACATGTCCACACCCAGTGAAGCAGGGG ATGTGATTCCCATACAGAGACAGTCCCCTAATGGCA ACCCACTTGAAGCCGTGCCcattcagagagaaaaacacgAAGCGGCCTCACCCCATGGTCTGACTCCCCAGCCCACTCCATCTCAATCAAACATGGCTGTTTTCAtgcattgttacaacaaagagGAGCAAAAacgagaaaaagaagaggaggaggaggaagaagaggatgacgAGGAGGACCATTTCCGCCATCGACGTCTAACGGGTGACTCAGGCATTGAGGTATGCCGCTGCCGCGTCAAGAGAGaggaacaagaggaagaggaactgcagaaagggcATTTTGgtaatggaaggaaagaagctgTGAAGGATGGGGGGAGGCCAGACATGCTGCATGACAGTATGGACTGTTCCCTCCGAGCAAAGGCCACTGTCCTGTCACCGCTCCTGGATGACTGCGCTGAGCAACGCTGCCAcgtctcctcctcatcctccaatATCATCTCGAAGACAGGAGAGGCCTTCATCACTGTGGAGTCCTCGTAA